The sequence CGTTGTTGTACTTTGGTTTTTAGATGCAGTCATGGATGAAGGATACAGATTGCCAGCGGACAATATATGATAATAACCCGATACCAGAATTATCCGGAAGTCCCTCAAGGTTTATTTATCTTTCGTTGATTTTATTAAAGTTTGTAGAAAACCTTTTAATTTTTGGCATCAAGTTGACTACAGGTTATTTGCTGCATTTTTTACAATTGCTATTTGTATAAAACCGGGTTTTTCTCAATATAATTACTATTTTCATTTTATTAGAGTAAAATAAAAGACTTTTTTAACGCAGAGGGAAGGGAGGTAAGCGCAAAGGGACGCAGAGTTTTTTCTCAGATTTTGTGTTACGCCGAAAGCATCAAGCTTCGCTTATCGCAACGGAAGGTTGAGGAGGTATTACTTTTAATTGAGTTACTTATTTAATTCAATATTTATTTTTCAAGCGTCTTGATACTGATTTATAAATTTTATTTTAGTATCAAAGATATTTTTACTTTACAAAACTCAATACTCTCACATGCAATTCATGGGTTTGAAGCTATATATTGTGATAAAAAATTACAAAAATATTGTTAGTTGAGAATGACATCAATTATATTGCAAGTCTTATCATTTAATTAACGGAATTACGTTGTTAGAGCGGCTGTATAAAAATGTTGTCAAAATTTTAAATAATTTTTTGATATAATCAGTTGGGATTATTATATGCTTATTTTTGATAAAATAGCATCAAGCATCAATATCAATATTGATTATGGATAAATTTGGTTTAAGTTTGTATATCAAAATCTTCCGGGTCAATTCCCCAGTTAATCCAAGTTATTGCAGTTCTAGCTGAATTAATATCTGGGGGAACTCTTAAAAAATGAATAAATCCGGAACTTGGACAAGTCATTTTTAATAAATGCATCGGTTCTGAATAATTTTGAGGATGTTCGGGAATATATTCTGTATATTTATCGATTTTTAATAAAGTGTATTCTTTCCAGGAATCTAATTCGATGACTCCTAATTCCCGACAAATTTTGTTGTAACCGATTGCTTGAATTAAAACTCGACGTAATTCAGCGTTTTCTTCTGATAATAGCCAGTGCGATTGCCATTGTGATGAAGGAATGCAACCATATTTTTCTGGCAACCAAACGCCGTGATGAGCATAAACTTTGAATCCATCAGCGTATTCGATTGTAGGTTTTCCATCTGCGTGAAGGTTGTTTTGTTCGTCGAATTGGAGATTAAAAGGACGTTGGCAAATTAAACAAATACCTTGAAAACTAAATACCCACCAACACTCATTAAGTATTTCTTGTAAAATCTCCCATTTTTGTTTATAAAAAGGTAACTTTAAAACTGAAATACAAAAATCGTGAAAAGCACCGCGAACGGG comes from Rivularia sp. PCC 7116 and encodes:
- a CDS encoding DUF6745 domain-containing protein, translated to MSENEIITQLTPEQEALIPVYRDKWLKIALSTERIDKNKAAKTVKYFYKFIDEDEPELLFFDSPYGICEKLDKIHTDFNDIYIFNHLGHIFKNHIYDLIFDKKAIEIMNKLGNISLEKRNILESAIYNELYEKGIYVYPKYIHSYSHPINWVPVRGAFHDFCISVLKLPFYKQKWEILQEILNECWWVFSFQGICLICQRPFNLQFDEQNNLHADGKPTIEYADGFKVYAHHGVWLPEKYGCIPSSQWQSHWLLSEENAELRRVLIQAIGYNKICRELGVIELDSWKEYTLLKIDKYTEYIPEHPQNYSEPMHLLKMTCPSSGFIHFLRVPPDINSARTAITWINWGIDPEDFDIQT